The window GAGTGGCGGTCGGCGACGAGATCGCCTCCGACGCCGGGTGCGGTGACACCCCCGACGACACCGATCCCGGTGATCCGACCGATCCGACCGATCCGACGGATCCCACCGATCCGACGGATCCCGGTGGTCCGTCGGTCGCCGACTGGGTGGTCCGCGACGGCCACATCGACGCCGTCGCGGCACGGATCGACCCGGTCGACGGTGTGGACACGTTGTCGCTGCAGGCCAGGTACGACGTACCCGGCGAGTTGCGGACCGAGTGGATCGAGTACGACGACCTGGTCGTGGTCGTTCCGGACTCCGTCACGCTGACGACGCCTGCCGTGTACGGCGGCGGTGACGACTGGTCGTTCATCGCCCCGCCGGCCACGTCGTACTGGAACCTGCCGCTGGGCCAGCAGGCCGGCGCGCCGTGGGCCGGGCTCAGCACCGAGTCACCGACCCTGGCCGGGCTGGCACAGGACCGGGTGCTGTGGCGGGTCGACGCCGTCACCGGGCCGGGCGACCAGCCAGCCCCCGGCGACGTCGTGCTGTGGGAGGGCCAACCCCAGCGGGCGGGCATCGGAATGGAGCGCATCGACCTGCCGGTGTTCAGCACGAAACTCGGCCTACCGGCGGCGCGCTGGGTGCCGTTGCACACCCACGCCCACTTCAACTGGTCGATCACCGGGCCCGGTGTCTACTGCGTCGCGATGACCCTCGAGGCGCAGACCGCGCCGGGCCGGCGGGTCGCCGCCGCGCAGCAGCTCACCCTCGCGGTCGGCGACGACGTCGACGCGTCCACCGTCACGCCGTGCGGGCGGACCCGGGACTACCCAGAGCGCGGCGCCGCCGCGCCGGCACCGGACCCGGTGTCGACGCCGTCGGTGCTCGGCGCGGCCGCGTCCTCCCTGGTCAGCACGATCGCTGAGGCAGGCCTGGAGACCCAGCTCGCGGTCCTCGACCCGACGCTGGCCGCACCGGGCGTGCCCCACGACCCGGAGAGCGTGATTTTCCACCGTCCGGCTGCGTTGTTCCGGGCCGGCACCGGCAACGTGCCCGGCTTCGACACCGGCGTGTACGGCAACTCCATGCAGGTGATCCGCTGGGACACCACCGGAGTCCGGCCGGAGCAGCTCGACGGTGACCTGCGATGGTCGCTGCACTCGGTGGCGGGTCCGGGCAACGTCGCGCTGTCGCACGGCCCCACCCAGACCGGGCCGTTCGTGTTCAACACCGCCACCGGTCAGCGCGAGCCGCACCAGTTGTGGCCGGGTGCCGGTAGCGGTGAGACGAACAGCGCCGTCCTGTGGTCCTTCAGCCGGCCGGGGAAGTACTGCCTGACCCTGGAGTGGGCGGCGGACCTGCCCGGCGGCCGTGAAGCGGTGGATCGTAAGACGCTCACGTTCGTCGTCGACGGCCCACTCGACCCCACCGTCCGCGCCAACCTCGACGGCACCTACCCCGGTGCCGCCTTCACCCACGATAACGAAACGTTGACGAAGACCTGTGTCGACGGTGGACGGCCTACGCGGCCTGAGGAGGTGCCCGTCCCCGGCGGTGAACCTGATCCGGTCGACGACCCCTGGAACGTGCCGAACTGGTCCCGGACCGCGTCCGGTGCGGTCATCCTCAACCGCGGGCACGTCGACATCGCCTCGACCCTCGACGAGGGCGGGCTCCGTACCCGGGTGAAGGACACCACCACCGAGGGGATGTCCCACTCACCCGACGGCAACGCCGCGTACTGGCATGAGACGTCGGACGTGGTGCTGCAGCTGCTTCCGGAGTCCGCGACAACCGTGCCGGATGAGGCGTACACCTTCATCGGACCGGTCGGCAGCCGGATCTGGAACCTGCCGCAGACCGAACAGCCAGGACTGCTGTGGCCGGGCTGGTCCGCGGAGACGATCCGCCCGGCCGACCTCCTCGGAGGCGGTCTGAACTGGTCACTCACCGCGGCCCGTGGACCCGGTGACGTCTTCGTCCACCAGACCGGCCCGCTCGGTGCTCCGGTGCACGTCTTCGACTCCGCCAACGGGCTGCCGGACACGACCCGCATCGGCGCCGACTCGCATGTGCACGCCAACTGGACGTTCACGGCGCAGGGCAGCTACTGCCTCGCGTTCGCACGCACCGGCAGCCGGTCCGACGGCACCGCGCTGTCGGACGCCTTCACCCTGGCGGTCGTCGTCGGTGAGGTCGACCCGACCGGCGTCGACCCGCAGGGCTGCGCCGACCTGCTGCCCGGGGACGACCCGGACCCGGGGGACGATCCGTGGATCGTGCCGAACTGGTCCCGGACCGCATCCGGTGCGGTCATCCTCAACCGTGGCTACGTCGACATCGCCTCGGCTCTCGACGACGGGCTGCGCACCACGGTGCGCGACCTGACGGTCGAAGGGCTCGCCCACTCCCCGCAGAGCAACGCCGCGTACCTGCACGAAACCTCGGACGTGGTGCTCCAGCTGCTTCCGGCGGCCCGGACAGCGGTGCCGAACCAGACGTACTCCTTCATCGGACCGGTGGGCACCCAGGTCTGGGGTCTGCCGCAGGCCGAACAGGCGGGCCTGCTCTGGCTGGGCTGGTCCGCGAAGACCATCGGTCCGGCCGACCTCGCCGGGCACGGGCTGTCCTGGTCGTTGACGGCCGTCGACGGACCCGGTGACGTCTTCGTCTATCAGACCGGCCCGTTCGGTGCTCCGGTGCACGTCTTCGACTCCGCCGACGGGTTGGCGGACACGACCCGGATCGGCGCGGGCACCTACGCGCACGCCAACTGGATGTTCACGGCGCAGGGCAGTTACTGCCTCGCGTTCGAACGCACTGGCAGCCGGTCCGACGGCACCGCGCTGTCGGACGCCTTCACCCTGGCGGTCGTCGTCGGTGAGGTCGACCCGACCGGCGTCGACCCCCACGACTGCTACGGTTCGTAACTGTTCAAGGGCCCATCGCCGATCTGGGCGGCGGGTCCGGGGAAGGAGAGTCTCCGTTGCTCGATCATTATCAGGACTCCGGCGAGTTTCTCGACCTGCTGAGCGTCGATGCCTGGCGGGCGCTGCGGGCACCGGTCCGGCAGGCGCTCACCGGTGCCCGTGCCGACGCGCCCGCTGTGGACCTGGGCGCGGGTAGCGGGCGTGGCGTTCAGATCCTGGCCGAGTCCGTACCGGGATGCGACATCATCGCGGTCGAACCGTCGCCGGTGCAGCGAGCGGCCCTGCACGCGCGGATCGTCGACGATCCTGATCTCGCTTCCCGCACGAGCGTGGTCGCCGCGACCGCCGAGCAGGTCGATCTGCCGGAGACGATCGGTGCGGCGCTGGCGATCAACATGATCGGCCATCTGTCGGTGGCGGACCGCCGGATGCTCTGGCAGCGGCTGGCCATCCGGCTGCGGGCCGGTACCCCACTGGTGGTGAACCTGCAGCCGCCGTCGGAAGCGGTCGCGGTCGGCGAAGCCGAGTTCACTACGGTACGAGTCGGTCGGTTGCGCTACCGCGGGAGCGGATCCGCGCAACCGGCCGGGCCCGGTCAGGTCACGTGGCGGATGCGCTACCAGGTGCTCGACGACGAGGACCAGCCGGTGCGTGAGGTCTCGGCCGAGTACCCCTGGCAGGTGATGTCGCAGGCTGAGCTGCTCGACGAACTGTCAGCTGCGGGGTTCACCACCGAGGTCGGCCAACTCGGCATCGTGCGCGCGGTCCGGGCCTGAGCAGCCCTTGGCCGTAGGCGCGGTTCCCCAGCTGGTTGTCCGGCGACAGAACGACCGCCAGCGGCGGCCAGGATCCCGTTGGCGGGCTTCCCGGACCTATCCCGGCACTTGAGCGCTTCCTCGGCGGCCGTCCCCCGTACGGCTACCAGCTCGCCGACGCCGGCCCGCATCCGAACCCGAGCAAGGCGGCCGACGACTGCACCGCCTCGAACCCGACCCGCTCACCGTGCCGGTCGTCGCCCGGATCTATCGCGAGTTTCTCGCTGGCTCGGGCATCTACGCCATCGCCGAAGGACTCACCCGCGACGGTATCCCTTCACCATCTGCGGCTGACCCCCGGCGCAACCCCCATCGACATGGCAACGCCTGGGCCAAGAGCGCCGTACGCGTGATCCTGTCCAACCCCCGCTACACCGGCCGTCAGGTCTGGAACCGGCAACGCAAAGCCGAGATCCTCATCGACATCGAGGACGTCGCCCTCGGCCACGAAACGAAGATGCGGTGGAACCCCGCCCGCGAGACGCCAACAGCATCGCTCACCCCCGCAGCCTCTACGTCCGCGAGGACAGGATCATCGAACAGGTCGATCCCTGGATCAGTAGGGCGTTCAGACCCGCCACCCTGCAAGCCATCGCCGACGCCAAACACAACGACGCCGACCAGCAGCACATCGCCGTCGCCCGCGAGAAGCTCGCCATCATCCAGACCAAGCTCGACCGCTACCGGGCCGCGCTCGAAGCGGGCACCGACCCGGCACTCGTCCAGCAATGGACCACCCAGGTCCAAGCGGAGACGGCCACCGCAGAGGCTGAGCTACGCCAGGTCACTGGCCGCCGCGCCATGACCCCCGCCGAGATCCAGACCGTGGTCGAGGAGCTCTCCGGCATCGCCAACGTCTTGCGCACCGCCGACCCCGTCGACAAGGCCCAGGTCTACCAGCAGCTCGGACTCAGGCTCACATACAAACCAGGCCTCCGCATCATCGAAGCGGAGGCCAACCCTGATGGATCATGTACTGAGCTGATCTCAGCGACGCGAATGTGTTGATTGGCGCGACACGGACGAAGCCGGTGAAGTCGGGCGGTGCTGGAGGAGGGCGTGGGGCCCTCGGTAGGTAGTTCTCACCACAAGATCACCTACCGGTGAGGACCCCACGTGATCGCATATCGTGCCACGCTGTGCGCCACGAGGCGCTGTATCCCGGACGGGGGTGAGAGACCGCCCGTTTCCTCGCCGCCGTAGCGGCGGGGTGAAGCTGGAGGTAGCCGTGTCCCGGGGGTCGCTGGGATGGGGTGGGAGCAGCCTCGACAAAGTCACGTCGGTTCGGTACTGCCGGACGGGCCGGGCGTGGTGAGCAAGACGAGAAGGTATACGCAAGGAACCGGTGCTGTTACGCCTCTTGACACGATGCCAGCTGCAATCCGGTGGATTGGCTGGTTTGCGGTGCGCACCTGCCCTTCATGACGGGCAGGGAACTCACGGTCGGGGTCTATCGTGTCCCGGCCGGGAGGCCACGGTGAAGGACTACGGCGTACCCGTGGCGATGCCGCAGGGGTAGAGCCGGGTGCCTAACTCGTCGACCGGGCATCAGCGAACGTGGGAAGCATCCGCGACGCGTTCCATCCGGGCTGGCCTGCCAGGTCAGCATTGGGGTGGATAGGCGCGACGCCAGCCGAAGGTCTGCGGATGTGACGGAGCCGTCGTAGTACTCCGAGCCGGGGAAAGCCCGAGCGCATGGGGAAGGGCGGCAGCGTGTTCAAGTCAGAGAGGGACCGTAATGTCCGAAGATGCGCTGGTGAACACCGGCGCTGCTGTCTGCTGGCCGAGCAGTGACTGGGCCGGGGCGGTGGTACGGAGGATGCAGTGAGGGGCCTCGCGTTTTCCGGACAGTGGTTCGGCCGGTTCTTTCACGCCGCGATTTGAAGGTTCTCGAACTCTGCGTGGACTTCCCGGGGAGGTCGGTAGCCCACCGCTGAATGCAGACGCTGACGATTGTGCCAGAATTCGATGTAGGCAGTAACGTCCCGACGTGCCGCCTCACGCGTGGGATACTTCACACGCGACACGCGTTCGTTCTTCAGTGCACCGAAGAACGATTCCGCCATCGCATTGTCGAAACAAATTCCGGTCCGGCCAGCGGATCGCCGCAACCTCAGATCCCGAAGCGTTCTGCCGTAGTCGTCCGACATGTAGTTGCTGCCCCGGTCCGAATGAAAGATGGCGTTCTTTCTGAGTTCGCGATTCCGGGCGGCGTTACGGATGGCGCGGGAGATCAACGGCGTCTGGTAGTGGTCGTCCATCGCGTACCCGATGACTTCCTTCGTGCAGCAGTCGATGACGGTCGCCAGATACAGCCACCCCTCGCCGGTCGGGATGTACGTGATGTCGCCGACGAGCTTCTCCCCAGGCGCGTCGGCGGTGAACTCCCGGCCGACGAGGTCAGGCACCGTGCCGGACGACGACTGGGTGAGTCCCCACCGCCTCGGGCGGGGCTGGCACGGCACGAGCCCGAGCTCGCGCATCAGCTGGCGGACGAGTTCCGGCCCGGCGGACACGCCCTGGCGCCGCAGTTGCGCGTGGACACGTCGATGCCCGTAGGTGCCGTCAGACGCGGCGAACACCTCCTCGATGGCCGATCGAAGGTGGGCGCGGCGGGTGGCGGTCGCGGAGTCGGGGCGGGTTCGCCATTCGTAGTATCCGGACCTGGACACGCCGAGTTGTTCGCACATGAAGTCGACGGGGTAGGCGTACTTCGCGGTGTCGAGTCGCATCGTCTCGATGAACTCGTACAAGCTCGTTACCGAGGGTCCTTCGCGAAGTACGCCGCGGCTTTTTTCAGGAAGCTGTTCTCCATTTCGAGTTCCCGGTTGCGGCGTTCGAGTTCCTTCAGTCGAGCGCGCTCGTCGATGCCGATCTGTGGGCTGTTCTGGGCGCCGCTGTTTTCCCGCCGGTACTGGCGGACCCAGGAACGCAGCGTCTCCGGGTGAACGTCGATCTCCCGGGCAACCTGCGACACTGGCTTGTTCGACTGTAGAACGAGTTGCACTGCTTCTTCACGGAACTCTGGGGTGTATGAGCTTATGCGTGCCATCGCGCTTCTTCCCTCGACTTTCCTAACAGGGTAACCTTATTGGCTCCCTGTCCGGAATCCTCGGGGCACCTCACAGACCAAACTGCACCGGTGGGCGCTCGATGATTCCGAGCGCCGGTTCGGTGATCTGGCAAACCTCGTTTACGACCGAGCGTTCCTGGTGCGCGCGTGGGAGCGGGTGTCCACCAATAAGGGATCGCGGACGGCGGGTATCGATCGGGCCACGGTGGCCTGGATCGAGACCACGATCGGGGTCGAGGCTTTTCTGGGCCACATTCGGCACTTGCTGAAGTCTGGTGAGTTCCGGCCGGTTGAGGTGCGGCAGGTGATGATCCCGAAGGCGGGCGGCAAGCTGCGCAAGCTGGGCATCCCCACCGTGGTCGACCGGGTGGTGCAGGCGAGCCTGAAAGCGGCTCTTCGAAGTTAAGCGGGGTTGAGGTGTCCGCGGCTTTTCCGGGTGGTCGCGCAGCGGGTTCGTAGGCGTTGGTTGATCGGGTTGCGGAAGCCGTAGGCGTCGCGGGCGACGGTTTTGATGACTCGGTTGGTGCCTTCGGAGCCGGCGTTGGTGATGCCGGTGTGCAGGAACGCGAGGATCTGGGGCCACCAGATCTCGATCGTGGTCGCGAGGCGGGCGAGTTCGGGTAGACCGCTGTCGGCGCAGCGTTGGTAGAAGCGGTGCAGCAGTCGAGCGACGTTTTCCCGGTCCGGGTGGGTGCGGGCCAGGGCCAGCAGGTCGAGGAGGTCTTCCTTGGCGTTCCACGCGGCGAGGACCGGCACGCTGATGCCGGCGGGTATGCCCGGCGATCTCGTCGCAGAGCTTGTCGACGCGTTCCGCGCGCATCCGCTTCGCGGAGCGGGTCAGCCGGTTACGCAGGTCCCATTCGCGGTCACCGGCGCGGCCCCGGCGGCCCCGGACCTGCACGGTGACCCGGCGGCGGACCTCGTTGAGGGCCTGGTGGGCGAGTTGCACGACGTGGAAGTGATCGACGACGAGGATCGCGTGCGGCAGCGCCTCACGGACCGCGGACTTGAAGATCGTGCACATGTCGATCGCGACGTACCGGACCTGATCGCGCCACGTCTGGCTGCGGTGGCCGAGCCAGTCGATGACCACCTGGGCGGTGCGGCCCTCGACCTGGCCCAGTAGTCCCTGACCGCCGGACAGGTCACACATCCCGACGTGCCACCGGTCCACACTGCTCTGCCACGCCTGGCTGACCTGGTCGAAGACCCACTTCGGCCGGCCCCGGCGGGTCTCGTCGATCCCGAGGACCTCCACCGGTTCCGGTTCGTCGGGCAGCACCACGCCCGCGTGGGCGGTGAACGCCGCCGCGACCACCGGCCAGGACAGGTCATGGTCACGGGCGGACTGTACGACCGTGCGGGCGCCGTCGGCGACCGCCGCCCCGGCGGCCTGCCGCAACCGGGCGGTCACCCGATGCCGGGCTGGGACCTGCGCCACCTGCTCGGTGAACGTCCGGCGCCGACATCCGCCGTGGTCGCAATGCCAGCGGCGTTTACGCCACCGTAGCCGCGTCGCCCGGCCCGCCACGGGAAGGTCCCTCGGCCGGGTCGTCACCCAGTCCTTGACCCGCCGGGCCCGCACACCGCAGTCCGGGCAGCATTGTGCCTGCTCATCGGCGGTAGACAGAGCAACCACCGGGACACCGTCGGGGTCCAACCTGACCCGATCCACCACCAGGCCGTCCAGGCCCAGCAGCCGGGTCGTATCGTTGACCATGCTCGCAGCTCTCCGCTTGTGACCATCCGATCTAGACACTCAGATGATCACCGAAGGGCTGCGAGCCCTCTACGCCAGGGGCGCCGTCAACCGCGAACCCCGCTCAACTTCGAAGAGCCCTGAAAGCGGTGCTCGAACCCATCTACGAGGCGGACTTCAAACCGTGCTCGTACGGGTTCCGTCCCAACCGGCGCGCACAGGACGCGATCGCCGAGATCCACCACCTCGGAACCAGTGGATACCACTGGGTCTTCGAGTCGGACATCCAGCGTTGTTTCGACGAGATCGACCATACGGCGCTGATGACCCGGCTCCGGGACCGGATCAAGGACAAGCGGGTGTGCGTGTGGGTGAAGGCGTTCCTGAAAGCCGGAGTCCTGACGGAGAACGGCGACCGAGAAGAGACGCTCACGGGAACGCCGCAGGGCGGGATCCTCACGCCCCCAACGCAATGGGTAACTTCGGGTTTGGTCACCCTGTGTTGCGGGTTGGTCGTGGTCTGCTTGGCTGGTGGAGCCTGGTGTGGGGGTGGGGATGCGGTGTCGGATGGTGATCTTCTCGGGTCCGACGAGGACGTCCTTGACGAGCAGTCTCAGGACGTGTTGGCGTTCTTCGACTTCGGCAGTGTTGGCCCGGTTGCGGAGCTGGGTGAGGAAGCCTTCGAGGTTGTCGGCGAGTTTGAGGTAGGCGTCGCGGTCGGCGGCCTGGGCGTTGAGGGCGTCGATCTGGACGCGTAGGCCGGTTTCGCGGGCTCGGAGGTCGGGCATTCGGGCGCGCAACTCGTCGATGGTGACGAGTTGTTCCTGGAATGCCTCGATCATGCGGGTGATCGCCGCCGTGGCTTTCGCGAGGGCGGCCTCGAGGCGTTTGCGCTGGTGGGTGACCGGGTCGGAGGTTCGGGCCTGCTCTAGGCGGCGGTCGATCTCGCCGCGGATCATGGTCGGGTCGGTGAGCAGGGCGCCGATGTGGTCCCAGACGACCTGGTCTAGGTAGTCGGCGCGGACCGGTTTGTTGGCGCAGACCCGGCCGCCTTCGTAGCGGTAGTCATCCGATCCGAGGCATCGATAGTAGAAGATCTTCTTCTTCGCGGTCGTGGTGGTGTTGGTCCGGTAGTAGGCGTATCCGCAGCCTGAACAGGCTGCCAGGCCCTGCAGCAGGGATGGGATCTTGGTGTTGCGGGCGGCGAAGCGCTTGTTGTCGACCAGCCGCCCGGCGACCCGTTCGAAGGTCTGCTCGTCGATTATCGCCGGGACGGCGATGGTGATCTGCTCGGCGAGGGGCCGGTCGACGACCTTGACCGCGCGTGGTGTGGCCCGGCCCTCAAGCCGGGCTCTGCGGTTCAGACCTGGGGATTCGTTGATCGTCATGGTTTTGCCGAAGACCGCCTGGCCTGCGTATGCGGGGTTGCGGAGCATGGCCCAGACGACCGAGCGGTCCCAGCGGGTCTTGCCCGTGCGTGTGGGCACGCCCTGTTCGGTGAGCCACCGGGTCAGGTCGGCGATGGAGGCGCCGTCGTCGGCGTAGCGGCGGAACAACTCGGCGACCAGCACCGCCTCGCCCTCGACGATGGCGTAGGCGGCGCCGGCATGGTCGCTCTTCTTGACGTAGCGGTAGCCGAACGGGGCGCCGCCCAGGACGTTGACAGATCCGGCCTTGGCCCGGTGCTGCTTCCCGCGGCGGCTGCGTTCGAGGATCTGCGCCTTCTCGTACTCGGCGAACATGCCCTGGAACTGCACCAGCAGGGCGTCCTCGGGGCTGTCCCCGCGAGGACCGTTGACGAACTCGACCCGGGTCCCGGCCCGGGAGAACTCCTCGATCAGCAGTGCCTGGTAGGCGAACTTGCGGGCCAGCCGGTCCGGCGAATAGCACAGGATCACATCCACCCCGACGCCGGCGACCAGGTCCCGCAGCCGCTCCAGGGCCGGACGGACCAGGGTCGCGCCGGAGTGTCCCTCGTCTTCGAACACCCACTCGGCGGGCACCTCAAGCCGATTCCGCTCGGCGTGCGCGCGCACCGCCGCGGTCTGCGACACGATCGTGTCGTCCTGCTTCTGCCGGGCCGAGGACACCCGGGCGTAGATCGCCGCGCTCGTCATCAAGGAAACTCCGTATCTCGGCGTCGCGACCAAGCCGGGCCCGCCGTTGGGGGACAAGAACCTGATAGGCGGCCGACACATCCGCCGCGCCGTGGCGGTCGAAGACGAACTCCGTCTCGACCACCCGGTCGCTCACCAGCGCGGACGCTGACTGCGACCCCGTTGAAGGAACTCGGCCTCCCCCAGTCAGTGGGAGAATTAGGTCATCGAGGCCGGTAAGGGAAAGATGCACCTGGCCTGCAAGGATGTGAGTGTCGAAGTCATATCCATAGCAGAAACGGGTGCACCTTTCCGGTGAGTAAGAGTACGGGATGGGCCACACGGTTGCGGGTGGCCGTGGGCGGCAAGGGTCTGGTCGGGCACGCGGGCGCGGTGTTGCTGCGGCAGTGCGCGGACCGGACCGGTCTGACCTCGGCGTTGAACAAGGTCCTGCCGCGCGGGAGCGGGCCGGGGTGGTGGGACCGGGGCACGGTGCTGGTCTGTCTGGCGACCGCGATCGTGCTCGGCGCGACGAGCATGTCCGATATCGGGCTGTTGGCGCATCAGGCCCTGGTGTTCGCGGATCCGCCGTCGGAATCGACCGTCCGCCGCGCTCTGGCCGGGCTGGACGAGACAGCGTTACGCCGGATCGCCACCGCGCGGGCGAAGGTCCGCGCCCGGGTATGGGACCTCCTCGCCCGCCGGCCGCAGGGATTTCCGTGGCTGACCGTGGCCGGGAAACCGTTGACCGGGTGGGTGGTCATCGACATGGACGCCACGTTGATCACCGCGCACAGTGACAAGCAGGGCGCGGCCGCCACCTTCAAGAAGGGCTACGGACACCACCCCCTCGGGGCGTGGTGCGCCAACACCGCGGAAAGTCTGGCCATGCTGCTGCGCCCCGGCAACGCCGGATCGAACACGGTCAGCGACCACACTGCGCCACGAGGCGCTCTGTCATATCCCCAGCACAGTTGGGAAGAATTCGAAGGGAAATTCTTGGGTCCAATGGCTCACCTGGATCTGAAAAGTGAAGGGAACCGTAGCATGCCAGGAAATCACCGCTCGTGTTCAGACGCATGAAACGAGGCGACGAGGGACCCGCGCGTCATGGTTAAAGCTGGATTGCCTGAACCCCAATTCCCGGTAGGTGAAGCGGCTGACTCCCGCCGGAAAGGCGTCTGCAACCGGCGTCACGCTCTGCGTCGACATGATGTGGTGGTCGGCGCAACCTTCGGAGCGTGGAACGGCTCCCAGCGAGGGAGATCAAGGGAATGAGTGGGGAACCTAAAACGCGCTATTACGTATGACAGGGACGAACGTGGGATCACCTGTCGGGTGCGAACCCTATGGTGACAGAGGCCCCGTATTAGTCGTCGGAGTCACGCCCGACCAGGGAGGACGGGAAGGCCGTCCACAGGGCGAAGGGGGCCAGGTGGCTGGATACTCAACGACCGTGAGGTATGCGTAATGCAGAACGCCGAAATGGTGCTGAATGTCCTACGTGAACGCGGAAGGCGTGGCCTGCCGTGCAACGAACTGTACCGACAACTGTTCAACCCGAGCCTGTACCTACTGGCCTACGGCCGAATCTACTCCAACGACGGAGCGATGACGCCTGGGGCCTGCGGAGAAACCGCCGACGCGATGTCTTTGGCCAAGATCGACCGCATCATTGATGCGATGCGCCACGAACGCTACCGATTCCAGCCAGCACGACGCGTCTACATTCCCAAAAAGAATGGAAAACGGAGACCCCTGGGTCTACCGTCATGGTCGGATAAACTCGTCGGCGAAGTCGTCCGCCTTCTGTTGGAGGCGTATTACGAGCCGCGATTCTCCGATCGCTCACACGGTTTCCGTCCCAACCGTGGCTGCCACACCGCACTAAACGAAGTGGCAACCACCTGGACTGGGACGACCTGGTTCATCGAGGGAGATATCGCCGACTGTTTCGGAAGTCTTGACCATGAGGTCATGCTGTCGATCCTGGCGGAAAACATCCACGATAACCGGCTCCTCCGGCTCATCAAACAGATGCTACAAGCCGGGTACTTGGAGGACTGGGAGTATCACGCAACACTCAGCGGCGCCCCGCAGGGTGGTGTGGCATCACCGATCCTTTCCAACATCTATTTGGATCGGTTGGACAGATTCGTCGAGACAGTGCTCATCCCGCAGTACACCCGAAGGGCTGGCAGAACACCCAACCCTGCCTACCACAGGATATCGGCCGCTATCAAACGCGCTTACCGGCGCGGCGATCGGATAGCGGCACGCCGGCTGCGTGTGGAACGACGTGGCATGTCCGGATGGGACACTCATGATCCCGAATACCGGCGGCTACGATATTCCCGTTACGCAGACGACCACCTCCTCGGGTTCATCGGACCCAAGGCCGAAGCCGAGCAGATCAAACAACGCCTGGCCCAGTTCCTGCATGACGACCTCAAACTGGACCTGAGCCAGGACAAGACCTTGATCACGCATGCCCGCACCCAGGCTGCGCAATACCTCGGCTACGAGGTCACCGTCCAACACAGTCAGTGCCGCCCCAGCGTCAACGGCAGCATCTGGCTGCGGGTTCCCCGGACGGTGATCACCGCCAAGATCGCCCCCTACCTCGAACGCGGTCAACCCGAGCGCCGCAAGGAGTTGATGAGCTGGGACGACCACGCCATCATCAGCACCTACGACGCCGAGTACCGGGGCGTGGTTCAGTACTACCTGCTCGCCGGCGACGTGTCGAAGCTGAAACGGCTTCGGTGGGTCGCCGAAACGTCGATGCTCAAGACCCTGGCTGCGAAGCATCGCTCGACGGTGATGAAGATGGCCCGCAAGTACAAGGCCAAAATCGTCACACCGCACGGGCCGCGCACCTGCTTCCAGGCCATCGTGGCACGGCCGGGCAGGAAACCACTGGTCGCCAGGTTCGGTGGTATCCCCCTGAAACGGCAGAAGAAGGCGGCCATCAACGACCGCCTACCAGCCCCGATCACCACCCGTCGTAAAGAGCTGGTCATCCGGCTCACGGCGGGACAGTGCGAGTGGTGCGAGCGACGCGGCCCGGTGGAAACCCACCAGGTCCGCAAGCTCGCCGACCTCG is drawn from Micromonospora sp. Llam0 and contains these coding sequences:
- a CDS encoding reverse transcriptase/maturase family protein, which codes for MQNAEMVLNVLRERGRRGLPCNELYRQLFNPSLYLLAYGRIYSNDGAMTPGACGETADAMSLAKIDRIIDAMRHERYRFQPARRVYIPKKNGKRRPLGLPSWSDKLVGEVVRLLLEAYYEPRFSDRSHGFRPNRGCHTALNEVATTWTGTTWFIEGDIADCFGSLDHEVMLSILAENIHDNRLLRLIKQMLQAGYLEDWEYHATLSGAPQGGVASPILSNIYLDRLDRFVETVLIPQYTRRAGRTPNPAYHRISAAIKRAYRRGDRIAARRLRVERRGMSGWDTHDPEYRRLRYSRYADDHLLGFIGPKAEAEQIKQRLAQFLHDDLKLDLSQDKTLITHARTQAAQYLGYEVTVQHSQCRPSVNGSIWLRVPRTVITAKIAPYLERGQPERRKELMSWDDHAIISTYDAEYRGVVQYYLLAGDVSKLKRLRWVAETSMLKTLAAKHRSTVMKMARKYKAKIVTPHGPRTCFQAIVARPGRKPLVARFGGIPLKRQKKAAINDRLPAPITTRRKELVIRLTAGQCEWCERRGPVETHQVRKLADLDKPGRPQPAWAQLMARKRRKTLVVCADCHKAIHAGQPTATLTEQPLESYVR
- a CDS encoding transposase, with the translated sequence MAVGGKGLVGHAGAVLLRQCADRTGLTSALNKVLPRGSGPGWWDRGTVLVCLATAIVLGATSMSDIGLLAHQALVFADPPSESTVRRALAGLDETALRRIATARAKVRARVWDLLARRPQGFPWLTVAGKPLTGWVVIDMDATLITAHSDKQGAAATFKKGYGHHPLGAWCANTAESLAMLLRPGNAGSNTVSDHTAPRGALSYPQHSWEEFEGKFLGPMAHLDLKSEGNRSMPGNHRSCSDA